One window from the genome of [Mycobacterium] stephanolepidis encodes:
- the tgt gene encoding tRNA guanosine(34) transglycosylase Tgt, with amino-acid sequence MTDQYFSIDATLPGTAGRAGVIHTPHGDIHTPAFIAVGTKATVKAVLPETMAALGAQAVLANAYHLYLQPGPDIVDEAGGLGAFMNWPGPTFTDSGGFQVLSLGSGARKVMAMDVNRARSDDVMGSLGGGKKKDKLAHVDDDGVTFTSYLDGSTHRFTPEVSMQIQHQLGADIIFAFDELTTLINTREYQEDSVQRTHEWAQRCLDEHEKLTRERADKPYQALFGVVQGAQYEDLRRRAARGLESLVSEEGRGFDGYGIGGALEKQNLGTIVGWVTSELPEHKPRHLLGISEPDDLFAAVAAGADTFDCVSPSRVARNAAVYTRDGRVNITGSKYRRDFTPIDAECDCYTCTHYTRAYMHHLFKAKEILASTLATIHNERFTIGLVDRIRAGIMDGHFEELREETLGRYYR; translated from the coding sequence ATGACCGACCAGTACTTCTCCATCGACGCCACCCTGCCGGGAACCGCGGGCCGGGCCGGGGTGATCCACACCCCGCACGGGGATATCCACACCCCGGCCTTCATCGCCGTCGGCACCAAGGCCACCGTGAAAGCTGTCCTGCCCGAAACCATGGCCGCTCTCGGCGCTCAGGCTGTGCTCGCCAACGCCTACCACCTGTACCTGCAGCCCGGCCCCGACATCGTGGACGAGGCCGGAGGGCTCGGTGCATTCATGAACTGGCCCGGCCCCACGTTCACCGACAGCGGCGGGTTTCAGGTGCTCTCCCTCGGTTCGGGGGCACGCAAGGTCATGGCGATGGACGTCAACCGGGCCCGTTCCGACGACGTCATGGGTTCCCTCGGCGGCGGCAAGAAGAAGGACAAGCTTGCCCACGTCGACGATGACGGCGTCACCTTCACCTCATACCTGGACGGATCCACGCACCGGTTCACCCCGGAGGTGTCCATGCAGATCCAGCATCAGCTGGGCGCAGACATCATCTTCGCCTTCGACGAGCTCACCACGCTGATCAACACCCGTGAATACCAAGAGGATTCGGTACAACGCACCCACGAGTGGGCGCAGCGGTGCCTCGACGAGCACGAGAAGCTGACGCGCGAACGCGCCGACAAGCCCTACCAGGCATTGTTCGGTGTGGTGCAGGGCGCACAGTACGAGGATCTGCGGCGTCGGGCCGCGCGCGGATTGGAATCGCTTGTCAGCGAGGAAGGTCGAGGCTTCGACGGCTACGGGATCGGTGGCGCGCTGGAGAAACAGAACCTCGGCACCATCGTCGGTTGGGTGACATCCGAACTGCCCGAACACAAACCGCGTCACCTACTCGGGATCAGCGAACCCGATGACCTGTTCGCCGCCGTCGCCGCCGGTGCCGACACCTTCGACTGCGTATCCCCGTCACGGGTCGCGCGCAATGCCGCCGTCTACACCCGCGACGGTCGGGTGAACATCACCGGATCCAAGTACCGCCGGGACTTCACCCCGATCGACGCCGAGTGCGACTGCTACACCTGCACGCACTACACGCGGGCCTACATGCACCACCTGTTCAAGGCCAAGGAGATCCTGGCATCCACCTTGGCCACCATCCACAACGAACGATTCACCATCGGGCTGGTAGACCGCATTCGCGCCGGCATTATGGACGGTCACTTCGAGGAGCTGCGCGAAGAGACCCTGGGACGCTACTACCGCTGA